One part of the Lotus japonicus ecotype B-129 chromosome 2, LjGifu_v1.2 genome encodes these proteins:
- the LOC130739950 gene encoding putative disease resistance protein RGA3, with the protein MAEAVLEVALENLSSLIHKELGLFLGFDRDLRRLSSTLTAIKATLEDAEEKQFTEAAIKVWLQKLKDAARVLDDILDECATEALEMENRGFMCGLPDKVQSSCLSSFHPKHIAFRYRIAKKMKRIRDRLDEIAEERSKFHLTEMVPKRRADWRQTTSIITQPQVYGRNEDKNKIVDLLVGDASGFEDLAVYPILGLGGLGKTTLAQLIFNHERVVHHFEQRIWVCVSEDFSLKRMTKAIIESASGHACEDLDLEPLQRKLMDLLQRKRYLLVFDDVWDDEQENWQRLKSVLTGGGKGASILITTRLSKVAAIMGTMAPHKLSMLSHDDCWELFKQRAFGPNEVERTELVCIGKEIAKKCGGVPLAAIALGSLLRFKREEKEWIYVKESKLWSLQGENSVMPALRLGYLNLPVKLRQCFAFCALFPKDELISKQFLIELWMANGLISSNEIMDAEDIGDELWNELYWRSFFQDIETDRFGKVAHFKMHDLVHDLAQSVTEEVYCSVVNNVITNVRGRIHHLSIYGNSIQLHQFKSLKTCIMGKCYDAGHLLHQVLKCYQLRVLECRGLESLSSSIGHLKYLRYLNLSGGCFRTLPESLCRLWNLQILKLDYCNRLQKLPNNLVHLKALQHLSLRFCFSLLSLPPHMGKLTCLRTLRMYLVGDEKGFHLSELGPLNLKGELHIKHLERVKNAMAAREGNMSSKHLNHLRLSWGRNEESQSQENVEQILEVLQPHTQQLQTLVVEGYIGSFFPQWMSSPSLQYLNSFVLVDCKSCLKLPQLGKLPCLKTLKISNTRCVINLYEESCDVGVFIALESLILEKMPNLIRLSREDGEIMFPCLSGLEITECPQLLGLPCLPYLKNLQIQGKCNEYLLSSIHKFSNLEQLWLRENEELTCFPIGMLSNLTSLKRLGIFQYSKLEELLPNEIASLDALDELEINNCESIKSLTTEVLRRLQSLKKLVIAGCPEFNLSEGFQYLTCLEFLVIESCSGNDGLHEALQHMTTLQSLTLSNLPNLESLPAYLGNLGSLQSLTISECPKLMCLPMSIQSLSCLEQVHIYGCEELGKRCQNETGEDWPKIAHVEDTRIKDRGARFCLGGGVQYSAGLFF; encoded by the coding sequence ATGGCTGAGGCTGTGCTTGAAGTTGCACTTGAGAATTTGAGCTCACTCATTCATAAGGAGCTTGGCCTGTTTCTGGGTTTCGATCGAGACTTGAGAAGGCTGTCCAGCACACTCACTGCAATCAAGGCAACACTTGAAGATGCTGAGGAGAAACAATTCACTGAAGCAGCTATTAAAGTTTGGCTGCAAAAGCTGAAAGATGCTGCTCGCGTTCTTGATGACATCTTGGACGAGTGTGCCACTGAAGCATTGGAAATGGAGAATAGAGGATTCATGTGTGGTTTACCAGACAAGGTACAAAGCTCTTGCTTATCCTCTTTTCATCCCAAGCATATTGCTTTCCGTTATAGAATAGctaagaaaatgaagaggataagGGACAGGTTAGATGAAATTGCTGAAGAAAGGAGTAAGTTTCATTTAACTGAGATGGTTCCCAAGAGAAGAGCTGACTGGCGCCAAACCACCTCAATCATTACTCAACCTCAAGTCTATGGAAGAAATGAAGATAAGAATAAAATTGTAGACCTTTTGGTTGGTGATGCTTCTGGTTTTGAGGATTTGGCAGTCTATCCAATACTAGGTCTTGGTGGACTTGGAAAAACAACACTTGCCCAACTCATCTTCAACCATGAGCGGGTAGTCCATCACTTTGAACAAAGAATTTGGGTTTGCGTTTCAGAAGATTTCAGTTTGAAAAGAATGACAAAAGCTATCATAGAATCAGCATCTGGGCATGCTTGTGAGGATTTAGATCTAGAGCCTTTGCAGAGAAAACTTATGGATTTACTGCAAAGAAAAAGATATTTGCTTGTTTTCGACGACGTGTGGGATGATGAACAAGAGAATTGGCAGAGACTAAAATCTGTATTGACGGGTGGAGGAAAGGGTGCTTCAATTCTGATCACTACTCGTCTCTCAAAAGTTGCAGCAATCATGGGAACGATGGCTCCTCATAAATTATCAATGCTTTCTCATGATGATTGTTGGGAATTGTTTAAACAACGAGCATTTGGACCAAATGAGGTAGAACGGACAGAGCTTGTTTGCATAGGGAAAGAGATAGCAAAGAAGTGTGGGGGAGTTCCCCTTGCAGCAATAGCCCTTGGAAGTCTCCTGCGCTTTAAAAGAGAGGAAAAAGAATGGATCTATGTTAAGGAAAGCAAACTGTGGAGTTTACAAGGTGAGAACTCTGTCATGCCTGCCTTGAGACTTGGTTACTTGAACTTGCCCGTAAAATTGAGACAATGTTTTGCTTTCTGTGCATTGTTTCCCAAAGATGAATTAATAAGCAAACAATTTCTAATTGAACTGTGGATGGCTAATGGATTAATTTCTTCTAATGAAATTATGGATGCTGAAGATATTGGAGATGAGTTGTGGAATGAATTGTATTGGAGATCATTTTTCCAAGATATTGAGACAGATAGATTTGGCAAAGTTGCACATTTCAAGATGCATGATCTTGTTCATGATCTTGCTCAATCTGTTACTGAGGAAGTCTATTGCAGTGTAGTTAATAATGTTATAACTAACGTGCGTGGAAGAATCCACCACCTCTCAATTTATGGGAATTCAATTCAGTTGCACCAATTCAAATCTTTGAAAACCTGCATAATGGGGAAATGTTATGATGCTGGCCATCTTCTACATCAAGTACTGAAATGTTATCAATTGCGGGTGCTTGAGTGCAGAGGACTCGAAAGTTTGTCAAGTTCAATTGGTCATTTAAAATATCTTAGATACTTGAATCTTTCTGGTGGTTGCTTCAGAACTCTTCCGGAATCCCTTTGTAGACTCTGGAATTTGCAGATATTGAAACTAGACTATTGCAATAGACTACAAAAGTTGCCTAATAATTTGGTGCACTTAAAAGCTCTGCAACATCTATCTTTGAGGTTTTGCTTCTCGCTATTGAGCTTGCCTCCTCATATGGGGAAGTTGACTTGTCTTAGGACTTTAAGAATGTATCTTGTTGGAGACGAAAAGGGGTTCCATTTGTCAGAATTGGGGCCACTAAACCTTAAAGGAGAGCTTCACATCAAGCACTTGGAGAGAGTAAAAAACGCAATGGCTGCCAGAGAAGGCAATATGTCAAGTAAGCACCTGAACCATTTGCGGTTGTCATGGGGGAGAAATGAAGAGTCCCAATCACAGGAAAATGTTGAGCAAATTCTTGAAGTTCTTCAACCTCATACCCAACAACTTCAAACTTTGGTCGTGGAAGGATATATAGGTTCATTTTTCCCACAATGGATGTCCAGTCCTTCTCTCCAATATTTAAACTCATTTGTGCTTGTCGACTGCAAAAGCTGTTTAAAGCTTCCACAACTAGGGAAACTACCATGTCTAAAGACTCTAAAGATATCTAACACGAGATGTGTGATAAACTTATATGAGGAGTCATGTGATGTTGGAGTTTTCATAGCTTTGGAATCTCTGATACTGGAGAAGATGCCGAACCTGATAAGGTTATCAAGGGAGGATGGAGAAATCATGTTCCCATGCCTCTCAGGTCTTGAAATTACTGAATGTCCTCAATTATTGGGGCTGCCATGCCTTCCTTATCTCAAGAATCTGCAGATACAGGGAAAATGCAACGAATATTTACTAAGTTCAATTCACAAATTCAGTAATCTTGAACAACTATGGTTGAGAGAGAATGAAGAGCTAACTTGCTTCCCAATTGGGATGCTAAGTAACCTTACTTCTCTGAAAAGGCTGGGCATTTTTCAGTACTCCAAACTTGAGGAGCTGCTCCCAAATGAAATCGCTAGCCTTGATGCTCTTGATGAACTCGAGATAAACAACTGTGAGAGCATAAAGTCATTAACAACTGAAGTATTGCGACGGCTGCAGTCTCTCAAGAAATTAGTTATTGCGGGGTGCCCTGAGTTCAATCTGTCAGAAGGTTTTCAATACCTGACTTGCCTTGAATTTTTGGTGATTGAGAGCTGCTCAGGTAATGATGGTTTACATGAGGCTTTACAACACATGACTACACTGCAATCCTTAACACTGTCTAATCTTCCAAACTTAGAATCTCTGCCTGCCTACTTGGGAAACCTTGGCTCGCTTCAGTCATTGACCATTTCTGAGTGCCCCAAGTTAATGTGTCTTCCAATGAGCATTCAATCCCTAAGCTGTCTGGAACAGGTGCACATTTACGGTTGCGAAGAATTAGGAAAGCGATGCCAGAATGAAACAGGGGAGGATTGGCCAAAGATAGCTCATGTAGAAGACACTCGAATAAAAGACAGGGGAGCGCGCTTCTGCCTAGGGGGTGGTGTACAATACTCTGCAGGTTTATTCTTCTAG